DNA sequence from the Sinorhizobium sp. RAC02 genome:
CTGGACCTGTGCAAGGTTGTCCTCAAGATCCGCCTGCTTGACCGGTCGCGCCAAACTATTCTTCCCCGCTCGGCGAACGAAATCCTCCCACGCCTCTCCGTCGCGGTGCGTCATCGCATCGACCGCGACGATGATCTCGGGGGAAATCCCTCCTCTCGTAGCCGGTCGAGGGTCCATTCCCTGCCCTTTTCGACGACATCATGCAGGTAAGCAACGACTTTGGTCTCGTTGCCCTGGACTGCCTCGGCCACCCGCCGGCAGTGCTCGAAATAGGGATGACCGGTCTTGTCCATCTGTCCCTCGTGGGCGACAAGCGCGATCTCGATCGCGTGATTGACATGGTTCATTGTCTCATTGCCCTTCGGTCCGCTTGACCTTCTTGCGCGGCGGGGCAGCGCCGGTGGTAATCGCGACTTGTTCGCCTGGTCCAGCACGCTCGCTTGGCGCGACCTTTCCGTCGCCAGCGCTCCCGCGATCACGTTCCCCGAAAACAGAAAGTCCCGCGAGTGGGGGTGCCACTGTGACATTTTCATCAAGCTCTGACTTGGCGATCAGCCAGTGGCGCAAATCTTCGCCAGGCGGGCATCCTTCCGACTGCCAAATTTCATAAGCTTTTTTGCGGATGCGTTCGAATCTGTCCATCATGGTGGCTTGCTCCATGCAGATTTCGTCAATGAAACGCGCAACGTCGAATTTAGGTCCGCTCCTCTTCTCAACGGAATACCAGCTTCGCAGTTGCTGCCGATGCAATCACACCGGTCGCCGCCCTGCCCCCAGTGATGAGAATTGGCCGGGCCGTGAATTGCTTCATCCGGGAACTGCGGCTCACCACCATCATGATGCCAACCGTGATCGGGACAGCAAAGAACCAATTGCTCACAGCACTCCAGAACAGGTCGGTGACCGGATTGATCGGCGTGAATTCGAGACCGAAACCGAGGAAGGTCGCGGCGCTGATCACGGCGTAAAATCCTTTGGCCTCCCACGGCGTGCTTTCGAGGCTGCAGTTCCAGCTGAAACATTCCGAAGCGGCATACGCTGCGGAACCTGCGAGCACGGGGATCGACAACGTGCCCGTCCCGATCATGCCGAGGCTGAACACGATAAATGCAAAGTACACCTACGCCGCCGCTGGCCGACCTGGCAGATTCGTGCAGAGGCGATGCAAGCCCGTGAGGAACTTTGTCCTTTCCGGGCGGTTTTCACGGCGCACCGTATTGCGTGGAGGACAGCCAGTGAAATTTCTTCGGGACAACGGCTTAACGATCGTCTTGATGATCGCAACGACGGCAACTCTGCTGGGGATGCTGCTGACAGGAGTCTCTGTCTACAATGACGAACTGATCCAGCATCATCAGCCTACGGTATCCACGACCGCATACCTGACCAGCGGGCATTTCCTGTCCTCCCTGTTCGAGAACTGGGAAAGCGAGTTCCTGCAGATGTCGGCCTATGTCGTCCTCACGGCTTTCCTCTTCCAGCGCGGCTCGGCTGAATCGAAGGATCCGGAGGGCAGCGCGAAGCAGGACCAGGATCCTGCGAGCCCTGCCGATGACCTCAATGCTCCTCTGCCCGTCCGGCTTGGCGGGTTATCGGCCAGTCTATACGCCTACTCGCTTGGAATCGTGCTTTTCGTCCTTTTCGTCCTGAGCTTTGCATTCCATCTGGAGCACAGCGCAGCCGCCGAAGCCGTCGAGGCCCTAAGCCACGGTGAACCCGCGCCGACGATCTGGCAGCACGCGGGCAGTCCGAAATTCTGGTTCGAATCCTTCCAGAACTGGCAGTCCGAATTCCTGTCCACGGCTGTTCTCGTGGTCCTCTCGATTTTTCTGCGCTTTCGCGGTTCGCCGGAGTCAAAACCAGTTGCCGCGCCGCATTCCAAAACGGGAGGATAGGCGACGCCCAAACAGACTTCACGGAGAGATGGGACGTAATGGAGCAGTCAGCAATTATCGAAGCTCTTGGGGTTCAACGCAATTTCGACGCCGCGCACGAAATCGCCGGGCGCGTCCAGTTTCTAAAGAGCTACCTCATCGACAGCCGGCAGACAGCCTACGTGCTCGGCATCAGCGGGGGCGTGGATTCCTTGGCCGCCGGCTTGCTAGCCCAGCGTGCCGTGCGGGAGCTGCGCGAGGATGGGCGCGTCGCCACCTTCATCGCGGTCCGCCTCCCCTATGGTGTCCAGGCAGACGAACACGACGCGGCGGCGGCTGTCGCCGCCATCCGCCCGGACCGCGTCATCACGGTGGACATCAAGCCGGGCGCCGACAGCCTGATGGCGGCCGTGCTTGCCGGCGGCACCGATCCCGACATGCGCCATCATTTCATCCTCGGGAACGTGAAAGCACGTCAGAGGATGATAGCGCAATATGCGATTGCTGGAGTTGCCTCCGGCCTCGTCATCGGCACCGACCACGCCGCCGAAGCGCTGATGGGCTTTTATACCAAGTTCGGCGATGGCGCCGCCGATGTCCCCCCCCTCGCCGGGCTCAACAAAAGACGGGTCCGCGCCGTGGCCGCCACGCTCGGCGCACCGGATCCGCTCGTATGGAAGGTTCCCACGGCCGGTCTCGAATCCGATGCGCCGCTTCGTCCCGACGAAGAGGTCTACGGCGTGACCTATGATCAGATCGACGATTTCCTGAAGTGGCGGGCCATCGAGCCCGCAGCGGCCGAGCCGATCGTGTCGGCCTACAAGGCAAGTGCCCACAAACGGGCGCTCCCCGTTCCAGCGCGATAATGGAACATCGCAAGGGCCGCGCGGTTAGTACCGAAAAGGAGACACGATATGGGAATCAACAAACCTCGGGACGGCGCACCCGGCACGACCGAGCAATCCCCGCGCTGGGAAGGACCCGAAGAGTCCAGACCCCGCGGCTATCTTCCGGCCAAGGACGATCCCGACACCGCACGTGACGCAGCGGGCGAGACAAACAAGGATCCGGAACGCAACCGCGCATCCGACGCCTTGAAAGCGAAGGAACGCCGCGATGGAGAATAGGCGCGAAAAGAAAGGCGCGTTCGCCCCATCTCAGGCTGACCGCAAAGCCAACGGTGTTGCCAGCGCAAAGCCGACCGTCATCACCGGCTCCGAGGATGCCACCGTGAACCGGGACCCGCCCGGCAGAAAACGGCAAAAGGACTGGGATGTCGGGTTCGACGACGAACAGCCGGACCGGTCATAATGGAACGTCAAGCGGCACGCATCGGGAGTTGTAGAAATCCTATCCCGCCGACGCCCTGATCCACCTCACCCCAGTATATTTTGGTTCTTTGGCCGCAGTGTCGACGGCGTTTTCTCCACGCGCTGCGGGGCCGGCACGGACGCCAGGAAGCCGTCTTATCTCGAGCGGCGCAGCCGCAGGTCCGCGTTAGGGAGAGGACGGTGGGAACAAAGTGGTCAAGGCGCCCTGATAGGCCGCACGACAGGCATCTTGGCTCTCGCCCTCGCCATCACGGTTGTGGAAGTCGGCGATCAGCTTCAGGTCTCCCACGAATCGAGTGCGTTCGGCCTGGCGGTCATCATGATCACGCCGCGCCCCTTCGAAGTGACACCAGGCGATCGGCTCGGAATGCGGTTGTGCGAAGGCCGGTGCAAGGCGTGTTGTCGATCGAGTTGGAGCCATGCTCGAGCTCACTTCCCCTCCCCTGGATACTGAGTCTGCTTCAGCAGACCCGCCAGATGAACGGTGTTACGCGCCAACATTGACATCATCGTTTCGACTGCCTCAGGAGTCTTTTCGAGGTCGACGAAATTCGTCGAGCCCATCGCTTCGCCGACCCAGTAGGCCACGGCGTTGGCAGGGATGGTAAAACCGACATCGTTGAGGGCCTGAAATACCTCGGCAGAGACATGATGGGCGCCGTCTTCATTTCCGACAACCGCGACTGCCGCCACTTTGCCGTAGGAGACCATCCGGCCCTGCTCGTCGGTCTCCTCCAAGAACGCGTCCATCCGTTCCAGCGCCCGTTTGCAGACACTCGAGGGCTGTCCCAGCCAGATAGGCGTGCCGATCAACAGAATATCGGCATTAAGAACTTTCTTCCTGATCTCTGGCCAGGCGTCTCCCTCTCCTTCATCCGAGCTGACACCAGGTTTGATGTCGTGATCGGCCAGCCGGACGACCTCGGTCTCGACGCCGTGCTTCTGGAATTCCTCGGCAATCATTTCAAGTAGCTTGCTTGTCGAGGACTTCTCCGAGGAACTCGAGGATTTCAGGGTGCTGTTGAAGGCCAAAGCGTGAAGGGTCATGGCATTGCTCTCCAATGGATGCTCAGACGGACGGCGGCTTTCGACATGCCTCGCCATGCCGACATCGCGGGCGAAAAATCACGGTAGTCCTGGATAAGGCCCATACGGTCCGCCATGTTCCTTGGTTTGTTGTCGATATTCCTCTGTCATCATGGATCCGAGCCAGAGGCCGGGTTGCGGCGATATCGTCCGCTTCGCTCGTCCCGCTGCAGACCGCCTTACCGAGAACGGCACCCACGCTTCTAATATCGAGGTCCGCGCCAGCCGAGCCGTTGGCACAAGCGTTGTGGATCGCACACCAGTGCACTCCTCTCGTATCTAGGCACCGCTGCATGAGGGAGCCGATTCGAGGATACAAATGCCATGCAAAGCTGTCGCCATGCCGTCCGAGATCTCGCGCCTGCCGAACGGCGGGAACGCGCAATCCGCACCATCGACAAGCGCCTTGAGAAAATCAGCCGCAGCAATCAGCCCGTTCTAATGAACGCGCGCATCCTGCTGAACGCCCTCGCGCGCTGCGAGAGACCTGGGGCCGACGCGCGGCCAGCACTGTTCACATCAGATACTGTACGAGCCGATGCGAAATTTAGACCGCGTCGGTCGTACAGGGGCCCGGTCGAGCGATACGAGGCGCTCGCGGGCCTCCGCTTGCCATTGCCCCAACCTCAAGATTTTACGGGTTGCGTCGCGCACGCCCCGGCGACAAATTCACGTGCTCGCGAATCTGACTGCGATCAGCATGCCTATGAGAGGACACACATGGCCTATGATTGGACCGGCGAAGCAACCCGGAGAAAAAGCCGCTTGAAGCTCGCTTCGGCAGTACTTTTGAGCCTTGCCGTCGTTGTCGGTGTTCCAGCGATGGTAGTGCCATTTTTGTAGGCAACGCTAACCACGTCAATCGCAGCAGTAACCTGACCGCCCTCACCCGGCGCAAGTCGGTTCGGCCCCGCCTATGCGATGTTACTGAGCGGCTTCGGATCGCAGGCTGAACAGCAATTCCTGTCTTAACGTACTTGAACCGGAGCGCGATCAAACCATATCGAATATGCCAGATGGCTTTTGAAAGGAGGATTTCGATGCTAGCTGACATATTCTTCTCGACGCCCCTGCATGTACACCTGTCCAATGGGCTGAGCCGCACCTTCGACAGCGTCAACGACACCCTCGACTTTCTCGAGAATGAATGGCCGCTTCGTCATGGCGAGCGCTATAAGCGCGCTTGCAAGAAGTGCCGCGCCGCGCTCCTTCGCCACACGCCGGTCGCCATTGCGCGTGAAGCGTTCGTTGCCGCATGCCTCGAGGCGGGCTTGCCCATTCAAGGATTACCGCCAAGGTGGCAGCGATCCGAATGCTCCGCCCCGCCGCGGATGAGTGCCTGATTGCAGGGCCGCCCACCTCGATACGGCGGGCGGCTTTCCAAACGAAAGATCGTGTCAATGGAAGCGGTCTCGCCGCGGGCGGTCGAGATGTCAATACGCTTCTCAACCTGCCTGCCAACCGCTTACCAGCGCATGTCAAACACCTCCTTACGGCAGAATTCCTTTCGCCCGATCCACCTTATGTAGTTCACCCGTTTCGATGTCGTTTCCCGCGCAAACACGCGTCGATATCTTTTCCTTGGACGACGGAACGTCGTCGGCCTTCGAGGGTTGGTGGGTATAAGAATATCCCATGTTCAAGGTACTGGTCGTCGAAGACGACGTGCTGATCCGGCTGACGATAGTCGATGCTCTGCATGAGGCTGGCTTCGAGGTTCTTGAGGCAGGCACCGCGGAAGACGCGATCAATATGATGAACGAGGACACGATCCATCTCCTCTTCACCGACATCCAGTTGCCGGGCAAGCTGACAGGGATTGATGTCGCGCACGCGGTTACGAAGCGTTTCCCGGATGCCGGAATTATCGTGGTATCCGGCCGGCTGAGCCCCGAAGACATCGCGTTGCCATCGGGGGGCTGAGTTTTTCGCGAAACCCTATAGCTCCGACACGATCGTTGCCCGCCTGAATGTCATGGCTCAGCGATAGGGTCTTGACCGAATGACTTGCGAACGCAGTTATAAAACGCCGTCATCCGTGGCATAAACGTCTGAACGAGACGCCACGGGACGCCCCCATGAAGATCGCCCTTGCCACTGACAAGATCTCCTCAAGAGAGCATTTCCTTGAGGCAATCGTTCAAAGCGCCATCGACTATGCCATCATTTCCATGGACCTTGATGGCCTTGTCACCAGTTGGAACGAAGGTGCGCGCAAGATTCTGGGTTGGACGCCCGCGGAGATGGTCGGAAAACCCGCAACAGCTTTCTTCACACAGGAAGACCGGGAAAACGGTGTCCCACAGAAGGAAATGACGGCCGCACTCGAAAGAGGCCGGGGCAATGACGAGCGGTGGCACCTGCGAGCGGACGGCACCACATTCTGGGCGTCCGGCGAGATGATGGCATTGCGTGCCCCCGACGACGACGTCATCGGTTTTATCAAGATCCTTCGGGACCGGACTCAGGAGCGCGAACGCGTCGAGCGTGAGCGCCTCCTCATGCACGAACTCGGCCATCGCATGAAGAATACGCTGTCGGTCGTTCAGGCGATCGTGACGCAATCGCTGCGGAACGCAGGCTCGCTGGAGGATGCATCGGAAAAGCTCCTGTCGCGGATTGCGGCCTACGCACGGGCGCATGAGGCCCTGCTGCAGAAGGATTGGACGAGTGCGACGCTCGCGACCTTGGTCGACGCCGCGCGCACGACCATCGGATTGGAGGGAAGCGAGCGCATCACATCCGTCGGACCCGACGTCGAGCTGGGACCGCAGGCGGCCCTCTCATTCTCGCTGGTCCTTCACGAACTCCTGACGAATGCTGCGAAATACGGGGCACTGTCCAATACCGATGGACGGGTCGACATCACTTGGAACATCGAATGCCGCGATAAGGCCGAGGTCCTCGTGGTTTCCTGGCGGGAGATCGATGGCCCGCGCATCCTGAAACCCACACCCGGACGTGAGGGGTTCGGATCCCGCCTTATCGTTTCCAGTCTTGCCGCCTATGGCGAGGCGAATGTCACTTACGCGTCGGAAGGCATGATGCTTGTCGCTGAACTGTTGCTCGCCAAGCTGCAGTTCCGCAACGACGTGTCGCAGCTCGATCGCCCGATGCCCTAAGGGACGGCGCGAAACGCGGCTGCCGCCATCGGCAATTCACGATTACGCCCCCCTCACCCGGCCGCCCAACTTCGAAAGAGCCGGCTTCAGAAGCCGATGGAGACGCTTGTCCGAGCGACGATCAACATTGCGGGAGGAGCCGGGCGTGAACAAAGCCCTCGTCCCAGCATTCGTGCAAGGTATGATCGGCATTCATCATACTTTGCACACCGTCAATCGGCGATGA
Encoded proteins:
- a CDS encoding DUF2934 domain-containing protein, whose product is MEQATMMDRFERIRKKAYEIWQSEGCPPGEDLRHWLIAKSELDENVTVAPPLAGLSVFGERDRGSAGDGKVAPSERAGPGEQVAITTGAAPPRKKVKRTEGQ
- a CDS encoding divalent metal cation transporter translates to MYFAFIVFSLGMIGTGTLSIPVLAGSAAYAASECFSWNCSLESTPWEAKGFYAVISAATFLGFGLEFTPINPVTDLFWSAVSNWFFAVPITVGIMMVVSRSSRMKQFTARPILITGGRAATGVIASAATAKLVFR
- a CDS encoding DUF6766 family protein, with the translated sequence MKFLRDNGLTIVLMIATTATLLGMLLTGVSVYNDELIQHHQPTVSTTAYLTSGHFLSSLFENWESEFLQMSAYVVLTAFLFQRGSAESKDPEGSAKQDQDPASPADDLNAPLPVRLGGLSASLYAYSLGIVLFVLFVLSFAFHLEHSAAAEAVEALSHGEPAPTIWQHAGSPKFWFESFQNWQSEFLSTAVLVVLSIFLRFRGSPESKPVAAPHSKTGG
- the nadE gene encoding ammonia-dependent NAD(+) synthetase is translated as MEQSAIIEALGVQRNFDAAHEIAGRVQFLKSYLIDSRQTAYVLGISGGVDSLAAGLLAQRAVRELREDGRVATFIAVRLPYGVQADEHDAAAAVAAIRPDRVITVDIKPGADSLMAAVLAGGTDPDMRHHFILGNVKARQRMIAQYAIAGVASGLVIGTDHAAEALMGFYTKFGDGAADVPPLAGLNKRRVRAVAATLGAPDPLVWKVPTAGLESDAPLRPDEEVYGVTYDQIDDFLKWRAIEPAAAEPIVSAYKASAHKRALPVPAR
- a CDS encoding flavodoxin family protein, giving the protein MTLHALAFNSTLKSSSSSEKSSTSKLLEMIAEEFQKHGVETEVVRLADHDIKPGVSSDEGEGDAWPEIRKKVLNADILLIGTPIWLGQPSSVCKRALERMDAFLEETDEQGRMVSYGKVAAVAVVGNEDGAHHVSAEVFQALNDVGFTIPANAVAYWVGEAMGSTNFVDLEKTPEAVETMMSMLARNTVHLAGLLKQTQYPGEGK
- a CDS encoding DUF982 domain-containing protein codes for the protein MLADIFFSTPLHVHLSNGLSRTFDSVNDTLDFLENEWPLRHGERYKRACKKCRAALLRHTPVAIAREAFVAACLEAGLPIQGLPPRWQRSECSAPPRMSA
- a CDS encoding response regulator, producing the protein MFKVLVVEDDVLIRLTIVDALHEAGFEVLEAGTAEDAINMMNEDTIHLLFTDIQLPGKLTGIDVAHAVTKRFPDAGIIVVSGRLSPEDIALPSGG
- a CDS encoding HWE histidine kinase domain-containing protein, with product MKIALATDKISSREHFLEAIVQSAIDYAIISMDLDGLVTSWNEGARKILGWTPAEMVGKPATAFFTQEDRENGVPQKEMTAALERGRGNDERWHLRADGTTFWASGEMMALRAPDDDVIGFIKILRDRTQERERVERERLLMHELGHRMKNTLSVVQAIVTQSLRNAGSLEDASEKLLSRIAAYARAHEALLQKDWTSATLATLVDAARTTIGLEGSERITSVGPDVELGPQAALSFSLVLHELLTNAAKYGALSNTDGRVDITWNIECRDKAEVLVVSWREIDGPRILKPTPGREGFGSRLIVSSLAAYGEANVTYASEGMMLVAELLLAKLQFRNDVSQLDRPMP